In one Candidatus Paceibacterota bacterium genomic region, the following are encoded:
- a CDS encoding AMP-binding protein, whose product MHSANQETIKAPSHFNFTTDVIDCWAGQRPDAPALWCVNAATGAEQKFSFRELVVLSCRAAEVLRASGIRRGDRVLLMLPRIPQWWIAMLGLIRLGAVPVPATLLLTSRDVAYRLGSARIRAVITNQDGAAKVGGFEGVRLLVGAARAGWCDFDQGLRQAGAGFRGERTRSNDPGILYFTSATTGDPKMVVHTQASYGLGHRLTGELWLDLRPDDVHWNLSDLGWGKAAWSSFYGPWHMGACVFALDSPGKFDPVLALKTLAAFPITTWCAPPTALRLIVRQDLSAWRFPHLRHCVSAGEPLNPEVLDLWREATGLTIYEAYGQTETVVLIGNFRSLGHPVRPGSMGKPTPGFTIALLDEQLREVPAGREGEVAVRVKPDRPLALFSEYWLNPEGMAAQFKGDWYLTGDRATRDADGYFWFMGRTDDVIKSSGYRIGPFEVESALMEHPAVLEVAVIGKPDLLRGQIVKACVVLRPGIEASDELKTDLQTHCRKLVAAYKYPREVEFVRELPKTTSGKTRRVDLRQTKEEEREPSSA is encoded by the coding sequence ATGCACAGCGCAAATCAGGAGACGATAAAGGCCCCGTCTCACTTTAACTTCACCACCGACGTCATTGATTGTTGGGCCGGCCAGCGCCCGGATGCTCCGGCACTGTGGTGCGTCAACGCCGCGACCGGGGCGGAGCAGAAGTTCAGCTTCCGCGAACTCGTTGTCCTGAGCTGCCGGGCGGCGGAAGTCCTGCGGGCAAGCGGTATTCGCCGCGGCGACCGCGTGCTGCTGATGCTGCCGCGCATTCCGCAGTGGTGGATTGCGATGCTTGGACTGATCCGGCTTGGGGCGGTGCCGGTCCCGGCGACGCTGTTGCTGACGTCGCGTGATGTGGCTTATCGGCTGGGCAGTGCGCGCATCCGCGCCGTGATCACCAACCAGGACGGCGCTGCAAAAGTGGGCGGCTTCGAGGGCGTGCGGTTGCTCGTTGGCGCCGCGCGAGCGGGCTGGTGTGACTTCGATCAGGGTCTTCGTCAGGCCGGCGCCGGCTTTCGCGGCGAACGCACGCGCAGCAATGATCCGGGCATTCTCTACTTCACCAGCGCGACAACCGGCGACCCCAAAATGGTTGTGCACACACAGGCCAGCTATGGGCTTGGCCATCGCCTCACGGGCGAACTTTGGCTGGATTTGCGGCCCGATGACGTGCACTGGAACCTGTCCGACCTGGGTTGGGGCAAAGCGGCGTGGTCCAGTTTCTACGGTCCGTGGCACATGGGCGCGTGCGTGTTCGCGCTGGACTCGCCGGGCAAGTTCGACCCTGTGCTGGCCCTGAAGACGCTGGCGGCGTTTCCGATTACGACATGGTGTGCGCCACCGACCGCCCTGCGGCTGATTGTGCGGCAGGATTTGTCGGCCTGGCGCTTTCCGCATCTGCGGCATTGCGTCAGCGCGGGCGAGCCGCTCAACCCGGAGGTGCTGGATCTCTGGCGCGAGGCCACTGGCCTGACGATTTACGAAGCCTACGGCCAGACAGAGACGGTGGTGCTCATCGGCAACTTCCGATCGTTGGGCCACCCGGTGCGGCCTGGTTCGATGGGCAAGCCCACGCCGGGGTTCACCATCGCGCTCCTGGATGAGCAGTTGCGCGAAGTGCCCGCGGGCAGGGAAGGTGAGGTGGCAGTGCGGGTGAAGCCGGATCGCCCGCTGGCTCTGTTCAGCGAATACTGGCTCAACCCGGAGGGCATGGCGGCCCAGTTCAAAGGCGACTGGTACCTGACCGGGGATCGCGCGACACGCGACGCCGACGGTTATTTCTGGTTCATGGGCCGCACGGACGACGTGATCAAGAGCTCCGGTTACCGGATTGGGCCGTTTGAGGTGGAGAGCGCGCTGATGGAACATCCGGCCGTGCTGGAGGTGGCGGTGATTGGCAAGCCGGACTTGCTCCGCGGGCAAATTGTCAAGGCTTGTGTGGTGCTGCGCCCGGGAATCGAGGCCAGCGATGAGCTTAAGACCGACCTGCAGACGCACTGCAGGAAACTGGTCGCCGCCTACAAGTACCCACGCGAGGTTGAGTTTGTGCGGGAACTGCCCAAGACTACCAGTGGCAAGACCCGTCGCGTTGATCTGAGGCAAACAAAGGAGGAAGAGCGCGAGCCGTCCTCGGCTTGA
- a CDS encoding tetratricopeptide repeat protein: MPARPETTRPAAQLALRWRELAAGALLVLAAFAVYWPALRGQFLWDDFLGVHRNPLVTGELGVASIWFRRQFPLANVALWLEWLAWGEHPLGYHVVNVLLHAAGALLLWRVLARLRIPAAWLAAMIFTVHPVCVASVAWISELKNTLSLPFYLLSLLWYLRFDSEARSAPLAPAVSPSYWLSLLAFVLALLSKTSTVMLPVVLLGCAWWQRGRIGRRDWLPVGPFFVLALVFGLMTIGLQAREAIGGATVQSENFWGRLAGAGMALWFYLGKALLPLNQCMIYPRWQIDAGAALSYLPLLLWCGVLAVCWGLRRTWGRHVLFGLGCFTVMLFPVLGFLDMFFLALSRVSDHLTYLPLTAVAALAAAGLNWAATRIFHTPVAAEISRGSDPEPGLLPNNVGGCASSMSPTGRAASRAHSLALGLAGGGVVLALAVTGMLRARVFVSEEALWRDTLAKNPTAWCAHANLGWMMAEQKKYDEARAHLEASLAVRPENAQAHSNLGRVLSLQGHFAQAEPHFQTALRIKPTDSDIRRAYASALAEQGRIAEAVEQLRETLRLRPNVDARLQLATLLYQTRNFRDAAAEYRQVLAVQSDHLESLNNVAWILATCSDGSVRNGAEAVRFAERACRASSYTEARPLSALAAAYAEVGRFSDAVVAAQKSIAAASAVGDARLAAVGQQLLQLYRAGKPYHDNAPSAGDRQRKAR; encoded by the coding sequence GTGCCGGCACGTCCCGAAACCACGCGGCCGGCTGCGCAGCTCGCCCTGCGTTGGCGCGAACTGGCAGCGGGGGCATTGCTCGTGCTGGCGGCGTTCGCGGTGTATTGGCCGGCGCTGCGCGGCCAGTTCCTTTGGGATGACTTCCTGGGGGTGCATCGGAACCCCTTGGTCACGGGAGAACTGGGAGTGGCGTCCATCTGGTTCCGCAGGCAGTTTCCGCTGGCGAACGTGGCGTTGTGGCTGGAGTGGCTGGCTTGGGGAGAACACCCGCTGGGTTACCACGTGGTGAACGTGCTGCTTCACGCGGCGGGCGCCCTGTTGCTGTGGCGGGTGCTCGCGCGGCTGAGAATCCCGGCGGCTTGGCTGGCCGCGATGATCTTCACCGTCCACCCGGTGTGTGTGGCCTCCGTGGCGTGGATATCCGAGCTCAAAAACACCCTGTCACTGCCGTTCTACCTGCTAAGCCTCCTCTGGTATCTGCGGTTCGATTCCGAGGCTCGCTCCGCGCCGCTCGCGCCTGCCGTTTCACCAAGCTACTGGCTTTCATTGCTGGCCTTCGTGCTGGCGCTCCTCAGCAAGACCTCGACGGTCATGCTGCCGGTGGTTCTGCTGGGTTGTGCCTGGTGGCAACGCGGCCGCATTGGGCGGCGGGACTGGCTGCCTGTCGGCCCGTTCTTCGTGCTGGCGCTGGTGTTCGGACTGATGACCATCGGGCTTCAAGCGCGCGAGGCCATCGGCGGCGCTACGGTGCAGAGCGAGAACTTCTGGGGAAGGCTGGCGGGGGCCGGGATGGCGCTCTGGTTCTACCTGGGCAAAGCGCTGCTCCCGCTGAACCAGTGCATGATTTACCCGCGGTGGCAAATCGATGCCGGTGCCGCATTGTCATATCTGCCGCTGCTGCTCTGGTGCGGTGTCTTGGCCGTTTGCTGGGGCCTGCGGCGGACTTGGGGCCGGCACGTGCTGTTTGGCCTGGGTTGTTTCACGGTGATGCTGTTTCCGGTGTTGGGCTTCCTTGACATGTTCTTTCTGGCGCTATCGCGGGTGTCCGACCATTTGACCTACCTGCCGTTGACCGCAGTGGCCGCTCTGGCGGCGGCAGGGCTGAATTGGGCAGCAACCCGCATTTTTCATACTCCCGTAGCCGCGGAAATCAGTCGGGGCAGTGATCCCGAACCGGGGCTGTTACCGAATAACGTCGGCGGCTGCGCCTCGTCCATGAGCCCCACCGGGCGCGCAGCGTCCCGCGCCCACAGCTTGGCATTGGGATTGGCCGGAGGTGGGGTGGTGTTGGCCCTGGCTGTGACGGGGATGCTGCGCGCGCGAGTGTTTGTGAGCGAGGAGGCTCTCTGGCGGGACACCCTTGCGAAGAATCCCACCGCGTGGTGCGCTCATGCAAATCTTGGCTGGATGATGGCCGAGCAAAAGAAGTATGACGAGGCGCGCGCGCACCTGGAGGCGTCGCTCGCCGTGCGCCCGGAAAATGCGCAGGCGCACAGCAACCTCGGGCGGGTTCTGTCGCTGCAAGGACACTTCGCCCAGGCCGAACCGCACTTCCAGACCGCGCTGCGAATCAAGCCGACAGATAGTGACATTCGCAGGGCTTACGCGTCGGCGTTGGCAGAGCAGGGGAGGATAGCGGAGGCGGTGGAGCAGCTTCGGGAAACGCTGCGGCTGCGTCCAAACGTGGACGCGCGGTTGCAGTTGGCGACGCTGCTGTATCAAACACGCAACTTTCGGGATGCGGCGGCCGAGTATCGGCAGGTCCTCGCGGTCCAGTCGGACCACCTGGAATCACTGAACAACGTGGCCTGGATACTGGCCACCTGCTCCGACGGCTCCGTGCGGAATGGCGCCGAAGCGGTGCGCTTTGCCGAGCGCGCGTGCCGCGCCAGCAGCTACACGGAAGCCCGGCCGCTCAGTGCCTTGGCCGCGGCTTATGCCGAGGTGGGGCGCTTCAGCGACGCGGTCGTGGCGGCCCAGAAGTCAATCGCGGCCGCCAGCGCCGTGGGCGACGCCCGGCTGGCCGCCGTCGGCCAGCAATTGCTGCAGCTCTACCGTGCCGGGAAACCGTACCATGATAATGCTCCCAGTGCCGGCGATAGGCAAAGAAAGGCACGCTGA
- a CDS encoding Gfo/Idh/MocA family oxidoreductase, with product MNSFPNPKSSISRRRFLQTGSSALAGATLLGSLPAATSVHPAGNDLIKIALVGCGGRGSGAANQALKAAGNAKLVALADLLPEKLGQSLASLQGQHPDKVNVPPDQQFTDFDGYKKAIALADVVILATSPGFRPIHFEEAVRQSKHVFMEKPVATDAPGIRQLLAAAEEAKKKNLKVGVGFQRHHQRGYLETVKRLHDGALGDIMSLRCYWDGDSRDGVERLPGETEMHYQIRNWYYFTWLSGDHIVEQHCHNIDVCNWIKGAHPVRAQGMGGRQVRNARRHGQIFDHHFVEFEYADGVRMLSQCRQIPGCWTSVSEHVLGTKGSADLIAGRNLFAIKGAESWRYNAKDARKDAYQQEHEDLFDAIRNDKPFNEAEWAGISTMTAILGRMCTYSGQQIEWDAALNSKIELLPKTFGWDVPPPVLPDADGFYPVAMPGQTVVV from the coding sequence ATGAACTCATTTCCGAACCCCAAGTCCAGCATCTCGCGGCGCCGGTTTCTCCAAACCGGTTCCTCAGCTCTCGCGGGCGCTACCCTTCTCGGTTCGCTTCCAGCCGCGACAAGCGTTCACCCTGCTGGCAACGATTTAATCAAAATTGCCCTCGTGGGCTGCGGTGGCCGCGGCAGTGGCGCAGCCAACCAAGCCCTCAAGGCCGCCGGCAACGCAAAGCTGGTGGCCCTGGCCGATCTGTTGCCGGAGAAACTTGGGCAGAGTCTGGCCAGCCTGCAAGGCCAGCATCCGGATAAAGTGAATGTCCCTCCTGACCAACAGTTCACTGACTTCGATGGCTACAAGAAGGCCATTGCACTGGCCGACGTTGTCATTCTGGCAACTTCGCCCGGATTCCGTCCCATCCACTTTGAGGAGGCGGTGCGGCAGAGCAAGCACGTCTTTATGGAGAAGCCCGTGGCCACGGATGCCCCGGGCATTCGGCAACTGCTGGCCGCGGCCGAGGAGGCGAAGAAGAAGAATCTCAAGGTTGGCGTTGGGTTCCAGCGCCATCACCAGCGCGGCTACCTGGAGACGGTCAAGCGCCTGCACGATGGGGCGTTGGGTGACATCATGTCGCTGCGGTGTTATTGGGACGGGGACTCGCGGGACGGCGTTGAACGGCTGCCGGGCGAGACGGAAATGCATTACCAGATTCGCAACTGGTATTACTTCACCTGGCTTTCAGGCGACCACATTGTCGAGCAGCATTGCCACAACATTGACGTGTGTAATTGGATCAAAGGCGCCCACCCGGTTCGCGCCCAGGGCATGGGCGGACGCCAGGTGCGGAATGCCAGGAGGCATGGCCAGATCTTTGACCACCACTTTGTCGAATTTGAATACGCCGATGGCGTGCGCATGCTCAGCCAATGCCGCCAGATTCCCGGCTGCTGGACCAGCGTCTCCGAGCATGTCCTGGGCACCAAAGGCAGCGCAGACCTGATTGCCGGCCGGAACCTGTTTGCCATCAAGGGGGCGGAATCGTGGCGATACAACGCCAAGGATGCCCGCAAGGACGCCTACCAGCAGGAGCATGAGGACCTGTTCGACGCCATTCGGAACGACAAGCCTTTTAACGAAGCTGAGTGGGCAGGTATCAGCACGATGACGGCCATTCTGGGGCGCATGTGCACCTATTCCGGGCAGCAGATTGAATGGGATGCCGCGCTCAACTCGAAAATCGAGTTACTGCCGAAGACATTTGGTTGGGATGTCCCGCCGCCTGTGCTGCCGGATGCCGACGGCTTTTACCCCGTTGCTATGCCCGGCCAAACCGTGGTGGTGTGA
- a CDS encoding NIPSNAP family protein: MKRREFLTASMAVTALAGLNCAHGQGKVSSGGNRGTQQEYYELRMYRLKSGADRGRLDAYLSKTLIPGLNRLGSKPVGVFVQQERTGTPGATEVTDPLAVLVLIPYASIEAYAVSNARLNTLTAYLAAGGEYLESPKDNPAFERIESWLMLAFAGMPRVELPAYCRAHKPRMFELRTYESHSEVKALKKVEMFNSGETQLMRDVGLGPVFFGQALVGSNLPHLAYLLSAEDQEAHKQHWDAFRVHPIWDKLKNDPQYADTVSKISNRFLVPTPYSQI, translated from the coding sequence ATGAAACGACGTGAATTCCTGACAGCATCCATGGCCGTAACGGCGCTGGCCGGTTTGAACTGCGCCCACGGACAAGGCAAGGTCTCCTCGGGGGGTAATCGAGGTACGCAGCAAGAGTATTACGAGCTGCGCATGTATCGTTTGAAGAGCGGCGCAGATCGCGGGCGGTTGGATGCTTACCTCAGCAAGACGCTTATTCCCGGCTTGAACCGCCTGGGCAGCAAGCCGGTGGGGGTGTTCGTCCAGCAGGAGCGAACCGGCACGCCCGGAGCCACGGAGGTTACCGATCCTTTAGCGGTGCTGGTGCTTATTCCCTACGCCAGTATCGAGGCATACGCCGTGTCGAACGCGCGGTTGAATACGCTTACGGCATACCTGGCGGCGGGGGGGGAATACCTCGAGTCGCCCAAGGACAATCCCGCCTTCGAGCGAATTGAGAGTTGGCTGATGCTGGCGTTTGCGGGGATGCCGAGGGTGGAACTGCCGGCGTATTGTCGCGCGCACAAGCCGCGCATGTTCGAGCTGCGCACATACGAAAGCCACAGCGAGGTGAAGGCGCTGAAGAAGGTCGAGATGTTCAACTCCGGCGAGACCCAGCTCATGCGCGATGTCGGACTGGGCCCGGTCTTTTTCGGCCAGGCGCTCGTCGGGAGCAACCTTCCGCACTTGGCCTACCTGCTATCGGCGGAGGACCAGGAGGCCCACAAGCAGCATTGGGACGCCTTCCGCGTGCACCCCATCTGGGACAAACTCAAGAACGATCCGCAATACGCGGACACGGTGTCGAAAATATCGAACCGCTTTCTGGTGCCGACACCGTATTCGCAGATCTGA
- a CDS encoding two-component regulator propeller domain-containing protein has translation MPKQSWPFAAAGLLLLFWCGPARAATDSRFTVDVLGTAQGLPSSVVLAVAQTRDSYLWVGTLNGLARFDGVQFAVFDENNTPGLNSSQIIRLYEDRQTNLWVGAENGSVAIVKADKVASVNVGQGGRADRLMAICEDASGAVLLYTDGGSLARHRDGKFEVWQTGAGTRSTCRALIAEESGRLWVGTDLSLVALNPIPVVTDEVKSIRLNFLLASKGGGYWRLANGRIQKWKGDRLERDLGAYPWTSTLSIFAACEDQNGNLVVGTYGDGVYWFDADGKATRISKQEGLSHDSVLAVTVDREGCLWVGTNGGGLNRVKRKLFEVLERSRESVVQSVCEDAQGAVWIGYTGNRIDHWSPDGAQQFRLIPSSVVVDVNPDTLLDVKSVFVGRNQGALGGNWILSGTWGALGPHLFQLEYGRFVPLALPPALDTRISAIFQDRAGRLWLGTQGGLLRFDDLKLFTTRDGLSANDVRAIAEDPDGSLWVGTEGGGLNRLRDGQFTCFTKAEGLPGNRISAVEVDREGVLWVATFGGLARFQGGKWTRYSKEEGLASNSLGYLLEDGQGCLWIGSNAGLMRLKKAELNRFAIDTNTLISCRLYGEADGLPATECTAGSQPGALRGADGTLWFPTIRGLASLNPKQLLPNTNPPPVIIQAVLIDGRLQNPDTLRASPPHAVTVPAGKERLEIRYASLNLAAPERGRFKCRLEGYETTWKEQPGSVREARYTKLPPGQYYFQVKACNEDDVWSRQGATLAVTVLPPFWRTWWFLGLTTLCLLGLIVGSVHYVSTQRLQRQLAVLRQKEAVEKDRARIARDIHDQLGASLTQISLLGELVESDKNRPAEVEAHARQIEQAALETTHALDEIVWTVNPSNDTLDGLITYVCKYAQDYLAVAGLHYRLEVPSQLPGTPISPEVRHNVFLASKESITNVVRHAQATAVVIRMQFDDSRFSLEIQDNGRGLAGMDQKAAQARNGLRNMRKRMEDVGGSFSIGPAPEGGTLVRLTAPLGSVRG, from the coding sequence ATGCCGAAGCAAAGTTGGCCGTTTGCCGCCGCTGGGTTGCTGCTGTTGTTCTGGTGCGGGCCGGCGCGCGCGGCGACCGACTCTCGCTTTACGGTGGACGTTCTGGGTACCGCTCAGGGATTGCCGTCGAGCGTCGTGCTGGCGGTGGCGCAGACGCGGGACAGCTACCTGTGGGTGGGGACATTGAATGGCCTGGCGCGGTTTGACGGGGTCCAGTTCGCGGTATTTGACGAGAACAACACCCCCGGACTGAACAGCAGCCAGATCATCCGGCTGTATGAGGATCGGCAGACGAATCTCTGGGTTGGCGCGGAAAACGGAAGCGTTGCGATTGTCAAAGCGGACAAGGTTGCCAGCGTGAATGTGGGGCAGGGCGGTCGCGCCGACCGGTTGATGGCGATTTGCGAGGACGCCAGTGGCGCGGTGCTGCTTTATACGGATGGCGGCTCGCTGGCGCGGCATCGGGACGGGAAATTTGAGGTCTGGCAAACTGGCGCGGGCACGCGCAGCACATGCCGGGCGCTGATAGCGGAGGAGTCCGGCCGCCTTTGGGTAGGCACGGATTTGAGCCTGGTCGCCCTGAACCCAATTCCAGTGGTCACAGATGAAGTGAAGTCAATCCGGCTGAACTTCCTGCTCGCCAGCAAGGGGGGCGGATACTGGCGCCTGGCCAACGGCCGGATTCAGAAGTGGAAGGGGGACCGGCTGGAGCGTGATTTGGGAGCGTATCCATGGACCAGCACGCTGTCCATCTTCGCGGCGTGTGAAGACCAGAATGGCAACCTGGTCGTGGGCACTTATGGTGACGGTGTTTACTGGTTTGACGCCGACGGCAAGGCCACCCGGATTTCCAAGCAAGAGGGGCTGTCCCACGATTCCGTTCTGGCGGTGACGGTGGATCGGGAGGGTTGTCTCTGGGTCGGCACCAACGGCGGCGGTCTGAACCGGGTGAAGCGCAAGCTCTTTGAGGTGCTGGAACGGTCGCGCGAATCGGTGGTGCAGTCGGTCTGCGAAGACGCCCAGGGCGCGGTGTGGATCGGCTACACCGGCAACCGGATTGATCATTGGAGCCCGGACGGCGCGCAGCAGTTCCGCCTGATCCCCAGCTCTGTGGTGGTGGATGTCAATCCGGACACGCTCTTGGACGTGAAATCGGTGTTCGTGGGCCGCAACCAGGGGGCGCTGGGCGGCAATTGGATTCTAAGCGGCACCTGGGGCGCGCTGGGACCGCACCTGTTCCAATTGGAGTACGGCCGGTTTGTGCCGCTCGCCCTGCCGCCGGCGCTGGACACGAGAATCTCGGCCATCTTTCAGGACCGGGCCGGACGGCTCTGGCTGGGCACCCAGGGCGGATTGCTGAGGTTCGACGACCTGAAGCTCTTTACCACGCGCGACGGCCTATCCGCCAACGACGTGCGGGCGATCGCCGAGGACCCCGACGGGAGCCTGTGGGTCGGCACCGAAGGCGGTGGCCTGAACCGATTGCGCGATGGACAGTTCACTTGTTTTACGAAGGCCGAGGGCTTGCCGGGCAATCGCATCTCGGCCGTGGAGGTGGATCGTGAGGGGGTGTTGTGGGTGGCTACATTTGGCGGACTGGCCCGATTCCAAGGGGGTAAATGGACCCGGTATTCAAAGGAGGAAGGGTTGGCCAGCAATAGCTTGGGCTACCTGTTGGAGGATGGACAAGGCTGCCTGTGGATCGGCTCCAACGCGGGCCTCATGCGCCTGAAGAAAGCGGAGCTGAACCGCTTTGCCATAGACACTAACACGCTGATCTCTTGTCGCTTATACGGGGAAGCGGACGGGCTGCCGGCAACCGAATGCACCGCGGGCTCCCAGCCGGGCGCGTTGCGTGGCGCGGACGGAACACTCTGGTTCCCGACGATCAGGGGCCTTGCGTCCTTGAACCCGAAGCAGCTCCTGCCGAACACGAATCCGCCTCCGGTGATCATACAAGCGGTGCTCATTGACGGCCGGCTGCAGAATCCCGACACCTTGCGGGCATCGCCGCCCCACGCGGTAACCGTTCCGGCTGGCAAGGAGCGCTTGGAAATCCGGTATGCGAGCTTGAACCTGGCTGCTCCGGAGAGGGGACGGTTCAAGTGCCGGCTGGAAGGCTATGAGACGACCTGGAAGGAGCAGCCGGGCAGCGTCCGCGAGGCGCGATATACCAAGCTGCCTCCGGGCCAGTACTATTTCCAGGTCAAGGCATGCAATGAGGACGACGTTTGGAGTCGGCAAGGCGCCACGCTGGCGGTGACCGTGCTGCCGCCGTTTTGGCGGACATGGTGGTTCCTCGGCTTGACGACGCTGTGCCTGCTGGGGCTGATTGTTGGCTCAGTCCATTACGTTTCCACCCAACGGTTGCAGCGCCAATTGGCCGTCTTGCGGCAAAAGGAAGCCGTGGAGAAGGACCGGGCCCGCATCGCACGGGACATTCACGACCAGCTCGGCGCCAGCCTGACACAGATTTCCCTCCTGGGCGAGTTGGTGGAAAGCGACAAGAACCGTCCGGCGGAGGTCGAGGCGCATGCGCGCCAAATCGAGCAGGCCGCCCTGGAAACCACGCACGCGCTCGACGAAATCGTCTGGACGGTCAATCCCTCGAACGACACGTTGGATGGATTGATCACCTACGTCTGCAAGTACGCCCAAGATTACCTGGCCGTGGCTGGCTTGCACTATCGGCTTGAGGTGCCGTCGCAGTTGCCCGGGACGCCGATTTCCCCGGAGGTCCGGCACAATGTGTTCCTCGCTTCCAAGGAAAGCATCACCAACGTTGTCCGGCATGCGCAGGCCACGGCGGTCGTGATCCGCATGCAATTCGACGACAGCCGGTTCAGCCTGGAGATCCAGGATAACGGGCGGGGACTGGCCGGCATGGATCAAAAGGCGGCGCAGGCCAGGAATGGGTTGCGCAATATGCGCAAGCGCATGGAGGATGTCGGCGGCAGCTTCTCGATCGGGCCCGCGCCCGAAGGCGGCACGCTGGTGCGGCTGACCGCGCCGCTCGGGAGCGTTCGCGGGTGA
- a CDS encoding Gfo/Idh/MocA family oxidoreductase, with protein sequence MNETSNSLTTRREFIKTTSRIAAASALAGVALPHVHAEGSGLIQLALVGCGGRGTGAANNALASKGGPLKLVAMADVFENKLKDSFDGVTREKKDLVDVPQDRKFLGFDGYKKAMDCLKPGDIVILTTPPAFRWFQFAYAIEKGLNVFMEKPVTVDGPTSRKMLKLAEDAKAKNLKVGVGLMSRHSRALQELHRRIENGEIGDVILMRGYRMHGPVGHAFQTKWPGSPSELLWQVRHFHAFLWASGGCFSDFYIHHIDHLCWMKNAWPVKAQALGGRHYKLNPEGLPYVDQNFDSYAVEYTFADGSKFYMDGRCVNGCNDIYSSYVHGSKGLAIAAKSSDCGGPSSIFKGQAMQRPNMLWSSKVAPEEADPYQNEWNDLMDAIRNDKPYSEVEYGVKASLTSSMGRMAAHTGQEISFEDMLNCEHEFAPEVDKLTIDSAAPLQADKDGKYPMPMPGITKKREY encoded by the coding sequence ATGAACGAAACGTCAAATTCTCTTACGACACGCCGCGAGTTTATCAAGACCACCAGCCGCATCGCCGCCGCTTCCGCCCTGGCAGGGGTGGCCTTGCCTCATGTCCACGCCGAGGGCAGCGGACTCATCCAGTTGGCTTTGGTCGGCTGCGGTGGACGCGGCACCGGCGCCGCCAACAACGCCCTGGCCAGCAAAGGCGGTCCGCTCAAGCTCGTGGCGATGGCAGACGTATTCGAGAACAAGCTCAAGGACAGCTTTGACGGCGTGACCAGGGAAAAGAAAGACCTGGTGGACGTGCCCCAGGACCGCAAATTCCTCGGATTCGACGGCTACAAGAAGGCGATGGATTGCCTCAAGCCGGGGGACATCGTGATTCTGACTACACCGCCAGCCTTTCGCTGGTTCCAGTTCGCCTATGCGATCGAAAAGGGGCTGAACGTGTTCATGGAGAAGCCGGTCACGGTGGACGGTCCGACGAGCCGCAAGATGCTCAAGCTCGCCGAGGACGCGAAGGCCAAGAACCTCAAGGTTGGGGTGGGCCTGATGTCGCGTCACAGCCGGGCGCTGCAGGAACTGCACCGGCGCATCGAGAACGGCGAAATCGGGGACGTTATCCTCATGCGCGGCTACCGCATGCACGGGCCGGTGGGCCACGCGTTTCAGACCAAGTGGCCGGGGAGCCCCAGTGAATTGCTCTGGCAGGTCAGGCATTTCCACGCTTTCCTGTGGGCCAGCGGCGGCTGCTTCAGCGACTTCTACATCCACCACATTGACCACCTGTGCTGGATGAAAAACGCCTGGCCCGTTAAGGCTCAGGCGCTGGGCGGTCGCCACTACAAGCTAAACCCCGAGGGCCTGCCCTACGTGGATCAGAACTTTGATTCGTATGCTGTGGAATACACCTTTGCGGACGGCAGTAAGTTTTACATGGACGGCAGGTGCGTCAACGGCTGCAACGACATTTACTCCAGCTATGTGCACGGCAGCAAGGGCTTGGCCATCGCCGCCAAGTCGAGCGACTGCGGCGGCCCCTCCAGCATTTTCAAGGGTCAGGCTATGCAGCGCCCGAATATGCTCTGGAGTTCCAAAGTCGCGCCTGAGGAGGCGGACCCTTACCAGAACGAGTGGAACGACCTGATGGACGCCATTCGCAACGACAAGCCTTATAGCGAAGTCGAGTACGGCGTTAAAGCCAGCCTTACCTCAAGCATGGGACGCATGGCCGCTCACACCGGCCAGGAGATCAGCTTCGAGGACATGCTCAACTGCGAACACGAGTTTGCCCCCGAAGTGGACAAGTTAACGATCGACTCCGCCGCCCCGTTGCAGGCCGACAAAGACGGCAAGTACCCGATGCCTATGCCGGGCATCACCAAGAAACGGGAATACTGA
- a CDS encoding response regulator transcription factor produces the protein MAITVSIVEDNDQLRGTLARVIGRAEGFKCVSQYPNAEAALAGLPKDNPEVVLMDINLPGMNGVECVRQLKQLAPNIQSVMLTVYEDTDNIFAALAAGASGYLLKRTKSAELLEAIREVHRGGSPMTTHIARKVTQSFQRVGPSPQPAENLSQREQEVLDCLSQGFLYKEIADKLGISYETVHTYIRRIYEKLQVRTRTEAVAKFLRR, from the coding sequence ATGGCAATCACAGTTTCCATCGTAGAAGACAACGACCAGTTGCGTGGGACACTGGCGCGCGTGATCGGCCGCGCCGAAGGCTTCAAGTGCGTCAGCCAATACCCCAACGCCGAGGCCGCGCTGGCGGGCTTGCCCAAAGACAACCCCGAGGTGGTGCTGATGGACATCAATCTGCCAGGCATGAACGGGGTGGAGTGCGTCCGGCAGTTGAAACAACTGGCGCCGAACATCCAGTCGGTAATGCTGACGGTCTATGAGGACACGGATAACATCTTCGCGGCACTGGCGGCCGGGGCGTCCGGTTATCTGCTCAAGCGCACCAAGAGCGCCGAACTGTTGGAGGCCATCCGCGAGGTGCATCGGGGCGGCTCGCCCATGACCACGCACATCGCGCGCAAAGTCACGCAGTCGTTTCAGAGAGTGGGCCCGTCCCCTCAGCCGGCCGAGAACCTGTCCCAGCGCGAACAGGAGGTGCTCGATTGCCTGAGCCAGGGCTTTCTCTACAAGGAAATTGCGGATAAGCTTGGCATCAGCTACGAGACTGTGCACACCTACATCCGCCGCATCTACGAGAAGCTCCAGGTCCGCACTCGAACCGAGGCGGTCGCCAAGTTCCTGCGCCGTTAG